The proteins below are encoded in one region of Deltaproteobacteria bacterium:
- a CDS encoding acyl-CoA thioesterase, with protein sequence MIEVARYRVIFGDCDPMRIVYYGNYFRLFEIGRAELFRRLGHPFAIYIARGLYLGVIETTCRYRRPSRYDEDLAIHAAVTETRRARITIGYEIRGTDGELRVEGSTTHAVIGEDGRPQRMPEEFRDALRELTESQADAPAGGSGRASTVAGVLPPGA encoded by the coding sequence GTGATCGAGGTCGCGCGTTACCGCGTCATATTCGGCGACTGCGACCCGATGCGGATCGTCTACTACGGCAACTACTTCCGCCTCTTCGAGATCGGCCGCGCCGAGCTCTTCCGCCGACTCGGCCATCCGTTCGCGATCTACATCGCGCGCGGCCTCTACCTCGGAGTCATCGAGACGACCTGCCGCTATCGCCGCCCGTCGCGCTACGACGAGGACCTGGCGATCCATGCGGCCGTGACCGAAACCCGCCGCGCCCGCATCACGATCGGGTACGAGATCCGCGGCACGGACGGCGAGCTCCGCGTCGAAGGCTCGACGACGCACGCGGTGATCGGCGAAGACGGCAGACCGCAGCGCATGCCGGAGGAGTTTCGGGACGCGCTCCGCGAGCTCACGGAATCGCAAGCGGATGCGCCGGCGGGTGGGTCCGGGCGTGCTTCTACGGTCGCCGGGGTCCTGCCACCCGGCGCGTAG